A region from the Clostridium beijerinckii genome encodes:
- a CDS encoding galactose ABC transporter substrate-binding protein has product MSILKKILIFIMISVMIMVLIVGISKDNVSASSNFGEMAPVKVAVFLDNSNAMYISLLKQNLEHIEKENENKVKFTFFDAKDNQAVQNESIEKALTQKFDLFIVSIISPNLKDVESTLIKVMEKNIPLILNPDPVQNIINFVKPYKRFVVIGADYEQSGTMEGQILAKEWNSNKAFIDKNHDNILQYVMLKGRSGSPLTYLRSKYSILALNNAGIKTEELAVPYCEWLQDCAKSSIESLLLKHGNKIEAIISNNDAMAVGAVEALQKYGYNKGDEKATIPVVGIDGMPAAKDLIKRGFMLGTAVVDPRDLAEALYAIGMNLASGKSSLENTKYKFDDTGFTVHLDYKEYIK; this is encoded by the coding sequence ATGAGCATTTTGAAAAAAATATTAATATTTATTATGATTTCAGTTATGATAATGGTTCTAATAGTAGGAATTTCTAAAGATAATGTATCTGCTAGTTCAAATTTTGGTGAAATGGCTCCTGTTAAGGTAGCTGTATTCCTAGATAACTCTAATGCTATGTATATTTCTCTTCTTAAACAAAATTTAGAGCATATTGAAAAAGAAAATGAAAATAAAGTCAAATTTACTTTCTTTGATGCAAAAGATAATCAAGCTGTACAAAATGAAAGTATTGAAAAAGCCCTTACACAAAAATTTGACCTTTTCATTGTAAGCATAATTAGTCCTAACTTAAAGGATGTAGAAAGCACTTTGATTAAAGTTATGGAAAAAAACATTCCTTTAATTTTAAATCCAGACCCAGTTCAAAACATAATAAATTTTGTTAAACCTTATAAGCGATTTGTAGTGATTGGAGCAGATTATGAACAATCGGGTACTATGGAGGGACAAATTCTTGCTAAAGAATGGAATTCTAATAAAGCGTTTATAGATAAAAATCATGATAACATATTGCAGTATGTTATGTTAAAAGGCAGAAGTGGCAGTCCATTAACATATTTAAGATCAAAGTATTCCATTTTAGCACTTAATAATGCTGGAATAAAAACAGAAGAACTTGCAGTCCCTTATTGTGAATGGCTACAAGATTGTGCTAAAAGTTCTATTGAATCTCTGCTTCTTAAACACGGTAACAAAATTGAAGCTATAATTTCAAATAATGATGCTATGGCAGTAGGTGCTGTGGAAGCCTTGCAGAAATATGGGTATAATAAAGGTGATGAAAAAGCTACAATACCAGTTGTAGGAATTGATGGAATGCCAGCTGCTAAAGATTTAATAAAAAGAGGTTTTATGTTAGGAACTGCTGTTGTAGATCCTCGTGATCTTGCAGAAGCTCTTTATGCTATTGGAATGAATTTAGCTTCTGGTAAGTCCTCTCTTGAAAATACAAAATATAAATTTGATGATACAGGATTTACAGTTCATCTAGATTACAAGGAATACATAAAATAA
- a CDS encoding phosphohydrolase has product MRVVNVSNLKGDEILGKQIFDESGRVLLSVGVKLRPYYIERIKGLGIYSVYIDDDMSKNVIIEESISEKTRQMSKHAVKEMTERYCREGKTDNSSVMNSVNSVIEDIISNKNVLINVAEISASDNNIYSHCVNVCVLSTIIGTHMGYSVSKLKDIAMGAMLHDIGKIKILNDKKISAQFNTKEELDKYIELMHPKVGYDILGEQHVWNAYVKVAVLMHHERSDGSGYPLKLKGDEINQIAKIVSICDVFDNLISGRSTGERKTVYEVIEYLVGMSNIYFDAEMVRKFTMNIAAFPTGSGVILSSNEKGLVVRQNNSMPMRPVIKVIYDKVGNVLLEPYEIDLLKELTLFITETCEI; this is encoded by the coding sequence ATGAGAGTTGTTAATGTCTCCAATTTGAAGGGAGATGAAATCCTTGGAAAGCAGATTTTTGATGAATCAGGTAGAGTTTTACTTAGTGTTGGAGTAAAGCTCAGACCTTATTACATTGAAAGAATTAAAGGACTTGGCATTTATTCAGTATATATTGATGATGACATGTCAAAAAATGTAATTATCGAAGAAAGTATTTCTGAAAAAACAAGGCAAATGAGTAAACATGCAGTTAAGGAAATGACTGAAAGATATTGTCGTGAAGGAAAAACTGATAATAGCAGCGTTATGAATTCAGTAAACTCAGTTATTGAGGATATAATATCAAATAAAAATGTTTTGATAAATGTTGCAGAAATAAGTGCAAGTGATAACAATATATATTCCCATTGCGTGAATGTCTGCGTATTATCTACAATAATAGGGACTCATATGGGTTACAGTGTATCAAAGCTTAAAGATATAGCTATGGGTGCAATGTTACATGATATAGGTAAAATAAAAATCCTAAATGATAAAAAAATTTCAGCACAGTTTAATACTAAGGAAGAATTAGATAAATATATTGAACTTATGCATCCAAAGGTTGGTTATGACATTTTAGGAGAACAGCATGTTTGGAATGCATATGTCAAGGTAGCTGTATTAATGCATCATGAAAGAAGTGATGGTAGTGGCTATCCTTTAAAACTAAAAGGTGATGAAATAAACCAAATTGCAAAGATAGTGTCAATATGTGATGTATTTGATAATTTGATATCAGGAAGAAGTACGGGTGAACGTAAAACGGTATATGAGGTTATTGAATATCTTGTGGGTATGAGTAACATTTATTTTGATGCAGAAATGGTGCGCAAATTCACAATGAACATAGCTGCTTTTCCAACAGGAAGTGGAGTTATTCTAAGTTCGAATGAAAAGGGATTAGTAGTAAGGCAAAATAATTCAATGCCAATGCGACCTGTGATAAAAGTTATATATGATAAAGTTGGAAATGTACTTTTAGAACCTTATGAAATTGATTTATTAAAAGAATTAACTCTTTTTATTACAGAAACCTGTGAAATTTAG
- a CDS encoding histidine kinase, with translation MSDVDKWTNTSYSNDCLKLINNIFRRFLEIDSINYASLLKKSLEEIGLFFNFDRIFVYYFSEDPTFMQMECQWNKKDIRPKREMQEEEVVYTLPWLMREIKNNDFVAINNIEELPAEAIFEAEVFSGEGIKASLIIPLKNENKLIGFMGYESLSKPITWEEDAINVLRNISSFFSFIRSKIAKEREYKSMLDGQAILLNNSQSQIWALSNVTSYATVNEAHAEFFGKKKSDLEYQDLFDIFDIDTANKLSANNWDLFQKNDPAEKELKIKNWKDEDRLLQIKSKPVRDETGSIKYLICTAEDITEQRLAETELYKAKELAEAANIAKSQFLANMSHEIRTPMNGVFGFLQLLQSTNLSIEQKEFIREAKSASEVLLHIINDILDFSKIEAKKLTMEKIRFNLRTIIEDTISFLVPNATEKGLQLNSIIKAAVPEEVIGDPSRLRQILNNLISNAVKFTENGEISVTVDYLEEENEIAILSFEVKDTGIGIHKEDIHKLFQSFNQADASTTRKYGGTGLGLAISSELVKMMGGEICVESKLSEGSTFKFYVRLEIAKKVSEEKFMFEKLDDINILIVDDNKNNRKSISSYFEGTELKVFEAKDAGNAITTIISNASTENKISIAIIDYEMPGMNIYELATTLKNIPFAKNIKLILMTSRNQIEDGKAAKEYGFSGYLSKPLRRDELFNCIDIALGLKKEDEKEQQVVEKHIVKEVKNGLKPRILLVEDNEVNRKIVISILKSHNMTCDVALDGSEALKAVLEKDYDIVFMDCQMPVMDGYESTAKIRLLEGDKKHTTIIAVTANAMEGDSAKCIEAGMDAYISKPINFDIMFRMIEESTKKSEAGSEYSSLIYSYIDQFAEISGLEKDDAKEILEDYIKCLPDLLNGIEDAIDSNNLKKLAKLTHELKGSSGTLRITSIHELAIKLEEKAIKQEIDECARLFIQIKDLFY, from the coding sequence ATGAGTGATGTAGACAAGTGGACAAATACTAGTTATTCTAATGATTGTCTAAAACTAATTAATAATATTTTTCGGAGATTTTTAGAGATAGACAGTATTAATTATGCGAGTTTATTAAAAAAATCATTGGAGGAAATTGGTTTATTTTTTAATTTTGATAGAATTTTTGTCTATTATTTTTCTGAAGATCCTACTTTTATGCAAATGGAATGTCAATGGAATAAGAAAGATATAAGACCCAAAAGAGAAATGCAGGAGGAAGAGGTAGTTTATACTCTTCCATGGTTGATGCGTGAAATTAAGAATAATGATTTTGTAGCAATAAATAATATAGAGGAACTTCCTGCCGAAGCAATATTTGAGGCAGAAGTTTTTAGTGGTGAAGGAATAAAAGCTTCTCTTATAATTCCGTTAAAAAATGAAAATAAGTTAATTGGGTTCATGGGCTATGAAAGTTTGTCAAAGCCTATAACATGGGAAGAAGATGCAATTAATGTATTAAGAAATATTTCAAGCTTTTTTTCATTTATAAGATCAAAAATTGCCAAGGAAAGAGAATATAAATCAATGCTTGATGGACAAGCAATTTTACTTAATAATTCTCAGTCTCAGATTTGGGCATTAAGCAATGTTACTTCTTATGCGACTGTTAATGAAGCACATGCAGAGTTTTTCGGAAAGAAGAAAAGTGATTTAGAATATCAGGACTTATTTGATATATTTGATATAGACACTGCAAATAAGCTTTCTGCAAACAATTGGGATTTGTTTCAAAAAAATGATCCAGCAGAAAAAGAACTTAAGATTAAGAATTGGAAAGACGAAGATAGATTGCTTCAAATCAAAAGTAAACCTGTGAGGGATGAAACTGGTAGTATTAAGTATCTTATTTGCACTGCTGAAGATATTACAGAGCAACGGTTAGCAGAAACTGAATTGTACAAGGCAAAAGAGCTGGCAGAAGCAGCCAATATTGCAAAGAGTCAGTTCCTTGCAAATATGTCTCATGAAATAAGAACACCGATGAACGGAGTATTTGGATTTCTTCAGTTGTTGCAATCAACTAATTTGTCTATAGAACAAAAAGAGTTTATACGTGAAGCAAAATCTGCTTCAGAGGTATTATTACATATTATTAACGATATACTAGATTTTTCAAAGATTGAAGCTAAAAAATTAACCATGGAAAAGATTAGGTTTAACTTAAGAACTATTATTGAAGATACTATTTCATTCCTTGTCCCTAATGCTACAGAAAAAGGGCTTCAACTTAATTCTATAATTAAAGCAGCTGTTCCAGAAGAGGTTATTGGAGATCCATCAAGGCTTAGACAGATATTAAACAATCTTATAAGCAATGCAGTGAAATTTACAGAAAATGGTGAAATTTCTGTTACAGTTGATTACTTAGAGGAAGAAAATGAAATAGCTATACTTAGCTTTGAAGTAAAGGATACTGGAATTGGAATCCATAAAGAGGATATTCATAAGCTATTTCAATCTTTTAACCAAGCAGATGCTTCTACAACTAGAAAATACGGAGGAACAGGACTTGGACTTGCCATATCTAGCGAATTAGTCAAAATGATGGGTGGAGAAATTTGTGTTGAAAGTAAGCTTTCGGAAGGTTCGACATTCAAATTTTATGTGAGACTCGAAATAGCAAAAAAAGTCTCAGAAGAAAAATTTATGTTTGAAAAGCTTGACGATATTAATATTTTGATTGTTGATGATAATAAAAATAACAGGAAGAGTATAAGTTCGTATTTTGAAGGAACAGAATTGAAGGTATTCGAAGCCAAGGATGCTGGTAATGCGATTACCACAATAATTTCAAATGCAAGTACAGAAAACAAAATAAGTATTGCTATCATAGACTATGAAATGCCAGGCATGAATATTTATGAACTTGCAACTACATTAAAAAATATACCTTTTGCAAAGAATATTAAACTCATACTTATGACTTCCAGAAATCAAATAGAAGATGGCAAGGCTGCAAAAGAATATGGCTTTTCAGGGTATTTGTCCAAGCCTCTACGAAGAGACGAGTTATTCAATTGTATTGATATAGCATTGGGTTTAAAAAAAGAAGATGAAAAAGAACAACAAGTTGTAGAGAAACATATTGTTAAAGAAGTTAAAAATGGATTAAAACCGAGGATTTTATTGGTTGAAGATAATGAAGTGAATCGGAAAATTGTTATAAGTATTCTCAAATCTCATAATATGACTTGTGATGTGGCATTGGATGGTAGTGAAGCGTTAAAAGCAGTGTTAGAGAAAGATTATGATATTGTTTTTATGGATTGCCAGATGCCAGTAATGGATGGGTATGAAAGTACAGCTAAAATAAGGTTGCTTGAAGGCGATAAAAAGCATACTACAATTATTGCAGTGACTGCTAATGCCATGGAGGGTGACAGTGCAAAGTGTATTGAAGCCGGAATGGATGCTTATATTAGTAAACCTATTAATTTTGATATTATGTTTAGGATGATAGAAGAAAGTACTAAGAAGAGTGAGGCAGGGTCTGAGTATAGTAGTTTAATATATAGTTATATTGATCAATTTGCTGAAATATCAGGACTTGAAAAAGATGATGCAAAAGAAATACTTGAAGATTATATAAAATGTCTACCAGATTTATTGAATGGTATTGAAGATGCAATTGATAGTAATAATTTAAAAAAATTGGCAAAGTTGACTCATGAGTTAAAAGGTTCTTCTGGAACTCTAAGAATAACATCTATTCATGAATTAGCTATAAAGCTTGAGGAAAAAGCTATTAAACAAGAAATAGATGAATGTGCTAGACTTTTTATTCAAATAAAAGATTTGTTTTATTAA
- a CDS encoding response regulator has protein sequence MKKILIVDDSSYMRKFVTKIVEKGGLYIIYEASSKDTAIETFENENPEIVILDLNMSEVRKDGIGVLTEIMNINPEAVVIIISAVGYEDVKDECIALGAKSYIQKPFDTKILLQTLEEYR, from the coding sequence ATGAAAAAAATATTAATAGTTGATGATTCATCGTATATGAGAAAATTTGTAACAAAGATTGTTGAAAAAGGTGGTTTGTATATAATATATGAGGCATCAAGTAAAGACACTGCAATAGAGACCTTTGAGAATGAAAATCCAGAGATTGTAATTTTAGATTTAAATATGTCTGAAGTCAGAAAAGATGGTATTGGTGTATTAACTGAAATAATGAATATTAATCCCGAAGCAGTTGTAATTATTATATCAGCAGTAGGATATGAAGATGTTAAAGATGAATGTATAGCACTGGGAGCTAAGAGCTACATTCAGAAACCTTTCGATACTAAAATTTTATTACAAACACTAGAAGAATATAGATAA
- a CDS encoding histidine kinase, with translation MRIKYKLLISYLVLIVFTVSVLGFLIAKKSNNAVVNEVNEKSQRLTESISTTLSVRNDLLTEKSYGDLNFANTVLNKFADLNVDYNESVRVGEFNLPVLYAGKQRLSIDDTIVDEIKQSTGTVATIFLLHDDKLIRVSSTIFEDDKRVVGTYIPSDSVAYKKTINNEEYIGNIVIEGIGYVTRMKPLLDKDKKVIGAIGIGNKILNNYLDETLMNIKLGKTGHVYILDSEGNVITHSSEKGKNVNQYDFVQKMHSTKNGTIEYTYDGVKKVGYYQYFESWDWYIVTSADYDEVNASSKSILTMTIVTGLIIILLGGIVALFLSNTLVKPVNKLKSCMEIAGKGDLTIRCNIDSKDEIGILANSFNNMLEENKRLLEETVQYDNLKTEFIANMSHELRTPLNIIFSTAQLFDVLISKGENLNTDKIRNYTKSMKQNCNRLLRLVNNLIDMTKIDSGFMDLDLRNENIVQVAEEITQSTVEYVQYMSRTIVFDTDQEEKVMAFDSEKLERILLNLISNATKFTNPGDKINVTLYDKGDHVIISVKDTGRGIPEEKLSQLFQRFKQIDPLLNRSHEGSGIGLTIVKALVEMQEGSIEVKSKYGEGTEFIICLPAKVISAENHAMKVKSDSTNKSNIDNINIEFSDIYS, from the coding sequence ATGAGAATAAAATATAAACTTTTAATCAGTTATTTAGTTTTAATTGTATTTACCGTAAGCGTATTAGGCTTTTTAATTGCTAAAAAATCAAACAATGCGGTGGTCAATGAGGTAAATGAAAAAAGTCAGCGTTTAACAGAATCAATTAGTACAACTCTTAGTGTAAGAAATGATCTGCTCACAGAAAAATCTTACGGGGACTTAAATTTTGCGAATACCGTATTAAATAAGTTTGCTGATTTAAATGTAGATTATAATGAAAGTGTAAGAGTTGGAGAGTTTAATTTACCGGTTTTATATGCCGGAAAGCAAAGGTTATCCATAGACGATACTATAGTTGATGAGATTAAACAGTCTACAGGTACCGTTGCAACTATATTTTTATTGCATGATGATAAACTCATAAGAGTTTCCAGTACAATTTTTGAAGATGACAAGAGGGTAGTAGGTACATATATACCTAGTGATTCTGTTGCTTATAAAAAAACAATTAATAATGAAGAATATATCGGTAATATTGTAATAGAAGGTATTGGCTATGTAACAAGAATGAAACCATTATTGGATAAAGATAAAAAGGTCATAGGGGCAATAGGTATAGGAAATAAAATTCTTAATAATTACTTAGACGAAACATTAATGAATATTAAATTAGGAAAAACTGGGCATGTATATATACTAGATTCTGAAGGTAATGTAATTACTCATTCATCTGAAAAAGGAAAGAATGTAAACCAATATGATTTTGTTCAAAAAATGCATTCAACTAAAAATGGAACAATTGAGTATACCTATGATGGAGTTAAGAAGGTAGGTTATTATCAATATTTTGAATCTTGGGATTGGTATATAGTTACTTCGGCTGATTATGATGAAGTAAACGCGTCATCTAAATCAATTTTGACAATGACAATAGTTACTGGGCTAATAATAATTCTTTTAGGTGGAATTGTGGCATTATTTTTGTCTAATACTTTAGTTAAACCTGTTAATAAGTTGAAATCTTGTATGGAGATAGCTGGGAAGGGAGATTTAACTATACGCTGCAATATAGATAGTAAAGATGAGATTGGAATACTAGCAAATAGTTTTAATAATATGTTGGAAGAAAACAAGAGGTTGCTAGAAGAAACAGTACAATATGATAATTTAAAAACAGAATTTATTGCTAATATGTCTCACGAATTAAGAACACCTTTAAATATTATATTTTCAACAGCTCAGTTATTTGATGTACTTATAAGTAAAGGTGAAAACCTAAATACTGATAAAATAAGAAATTATACAAAGAGTATGAAACAAAATTGTAACAGATTACTAAGACTCGTGAACAACTTAATTGATATGACAAAAATTGATTCTGGATTTATGGATTTGGATCTTAGAAATGAAAATATAGTACAAGTTGCAGAGGAAATAACACAGTCAACTGTTGAATACGTACAATATATGTCAAGAACTATTGTATTTGATACAGATCAAGAAGAAAAAGTTATGGCTTTTGATTCAGAAAAACTAGAGAGGATTTTGCTTAATTTAATTTCCAATGCCACTAAATTTACTAACCCAGGAGATAAAATTAATGTAACTTTATACGATAAAGGTGATCATGTTATTATTTCGGTAAAGGATACAGGAAGAGGAATTCCAGAAGAAAAACTATCACAGCTTTTCCAAAGATTTAAACAAATAGATCCATTGCTAAATAGAAGTCATGAAGGCAGTGGTATAGGATTAACCATAGTTAAAGCATTAGTTGAGATGCAGGAAGGATCAATAGAAGTAAAAAGTAAGTATGGAGAAGGCACAGAGTTTATAATATGCCTGCCTGCTAAGGTCATTTCAGCAGAGAATCATGCTATGAAAGTTAAAAGTGATTCTACAAACAAATCAAATATTGATAATATAAATATCGAGTTCTCAGATATTTATAGCTAA